A window from Variovorax sp. PBL-E5 encodes these proteins:
- a CDS encoding phospholipase D family protein → MNGPGFLSRWLGLGLAALMMLLAGGCAMLPKEFAHTPSKAVPASADTALGRIAQASSPDPDLSGFRLMPGGDFALNTRLELARRAERTLDVQYYQIEDDETGRYFLRTLRDAAERGVRVRLLMDDLYTSGEDELLLGLAATPNVELRLFNPFPAGRGSLVKRFAASLFDFDRVNHRMHNKLFIADGAMGVAGGRNIGNQYFTQTAGANFLDIDTFVAGALIPRLASLFDQYWNSDYVRPIQTVVATGLSPDALRRSFDEKTGPATTPVPRPSAPNDVLGYSPIPEDIKAGKLDLIWNLAEAYADSPDRVIDKPVTYGGVPLLDVDSVRYNVVEQMRRSRSDVTLVSPYLIPGKAGLEVMREIRGRGVKISVVTNSLAATDEPLVHTGYRRYRPDMLRLGAELYELSSARTRRSVRLGLFGSQVGRLHAKAAVFDGRTLFLGSMNFDPRSDTHNTEIGLIIYSPEMAQQLLKLIEVLKQQGAYRVRFTPGSERLEWVSTDGGTEQVLTQEPDARLWDRVMLELLAPLAPESLL, encoded by the coding sequence ATGAACGGCCCGGGGTTCCTGTCGCGCTGGCTGGGCCTGGGGCTGGCGGCGCTGATGATGCTGTTGGCCGGCGGCTGCGCGATGCTGCCGAAGGAGTTCGCGCACACGCCCTCGAAGGCCGTCCCGGCATCGGCCGACACCGCGCTCGGCCGCATCGCGCAGGCCTCGTCGCCGGACCCGGACCTGAGCGGCTTCCGCCTCATGCCCGGCGGCGATTTCGCGCTCAACACGCGCCTTGAACTGGCGCGCCGGGCCGAGCGCACGCTCGACGTCCAGTACTACCAGATCGAGGATGACGAGACGGGCCGCTATTTCCTGCGAACGCTGCGCGATGCAGCCGAGCGCGGCGTGCGCGTGCGCCTCTTGATGGACGACCTCTACACCTCCGGCGAGGACGAACTGCTGCTCGGCCTGGCCGCGACGCCGAACGTGGAGCTGCGGCTGTTCAATCCCTTCCCGGCCGGCCGCGGCAGCCTCGTGAAGCGCTTTGCTGCCTCGCTGTTCGACTTCGACCGCGTCAACCACCGCATGCACAACAAGCTCTTCATCGCCGACGGCGCGATGGGCGTGGCCGGCGGGCGCAACATCGGCAACCAGTATTTCACCCAGACGGCCGGCGCCAACTTCCTCGACATCGACACCTTCGTGGCCGGCGCGCTGATCCCGCGGCTGGCGAGCCTGTTCGACCAGTACTGGAACAGCGACTACGTGCGGCCGATCCAGACCGTCGTCGCGACCGGCCTTTCGCCCGACGCGTTGCGGCGCAGCTTCGACGAGAAGACCGGCCCGGCGACCACGCCGGTGCCGCGTCCCTCGGCGCCGAACGACGTGCTCGGCTACAGCCCGATCCCCGAGGACATCAAGGCCGGCAAGCTGGACCTGATCTGGAACCTTGCCGAGGCCTATGCCGATTCGCCCGACCGCGTCATCGACAAGCCCGTGACCTACGGCGGCGTGCCGCTGCTCGATGTCGACAGCGTGCGCTACAACGTGGTCGAACAGATGCGGCGTTCGCGCTCCGACGTGACACTGGTGTCACCCTACCTGATTCCGGGCAAGGCCGGGCTGGAGGTGATGCGCGAGATCCGCGGGCGCGGCGTGAAGATCAGCGTCGTCACCAACTCGCTGGCGGCCACCGACGAGCCCTTGGTCCACACCGGCTACCGGCGCTATCGGCCCGACATGCTGCGGCTCGGTGCCGAGCTGTACGAGCTCAGTTCGGCGCGCACGCGGCGCAGCGTGCGGCTGGGCCTGTTCGGTTCGCAGGTCGGTCGGCTGCACGCGAAGGCGGCTGTCTTCGACGGGCGCACGCTGTTCCTGGGCTCGATGAACTTCGACCCGCGCTCGGACACGCACAACACCGAGATCGGACTCATCATCTACAGCCCCGAGATGGCGCAGCAGCTGCTGAAGCTGATCGAGGTGCTGAAGCAGCAGGGCGCCTACCGCGTGCGCTTCACGCCCGGCAGCGAACGGCTCGAGTGGGTCAGCACCGACGGCGGCACCGAGCAGGTGCTGACGCAGGAACCCGACGCGCGCCTGTGGGACCGCGTGATGCTCGAGCTGCTCGCGCCGCTGGCGCCCGAGAGTCTGTTGTAG
- a CDS encoding YceI family protein, with protein MKPFILLAALGAMATLAAAQQAPEAAAKPSGGPVKGGTYVVDPTHTFVMYEMGHYGTTTNRGRFSTKDGSVKIDGSGASGKVDITMDISSINTGVDLLNRHVLSKDFFNVAEFPTGRFVADRIAFSGDKVIEVPGTLTLLGQTRPVTLKASRFGCYISPLINRQVCGGDFETTVQRSQFGILWGLNFGFEDKVHLLVQVEAIDIQ; from the coding sequence ATGAAGCCGTTCATCCTCCTCGCCGCACTGGGTGCCATGGCGACGCTCGCCGCCGCGCAGCAGGCGCCCGAAGCAGCCGCCAAGCCGAGCGGCGGGCCGGTCAAGGGTGGCACCTATGTGGTCGACCCGACCCACACCTTCGTGATGTACGAGATGGGCCACTACGGCACCACCACCAACCGCGGCCGCTTCAGCACCAAGGACGGCTCGGTGAAGATCGACGGCAGCGGCGCCAGCGGCAAGGTCGACATCACGATGGACATCAGCTCGATCAACACCGGGGTCGACCTGCTGAACCGGCATGTGCTGAGCAAGGACTTCTTCAACGTCGCCGAGTTTCCGACCGGCCGCTTCGTCGCCGACCGGATCGCCTTCAGCGGCGACAAGGTCATCGAGGTGCCGGGCACGCTCACGCTGCTGGGCCAGACGCGCCCGGTCACGCTCAAGGCCAGCCGCTTCGGCTGCTACATCAGCCCGCTGATCAACCGGCAGGTGTGCGGCGGCGACTTCGAGACCACGGTGCAGCGCAGCCAGTTCGGCATCCTGTGGGGACTGAACTTCGGCTTCGAGGACAAGGTGCACTTGCTGGTGCAGGTCGAGGCCATCGATATCCAGTAA
- a CDS encoding YceI family protein, protein MKLSPGLAHFVSPPPPSPGTTPAARLSRFRGVFRKGLALPAGRALCAAALVAVAGLASAAGPMARLVPGQGRIAFVTKQMGVPVEGTFQHFDAQIAFDPKKPEGGSVALQIDVGSATLGLPQSDAELPKPAWFDAARFPKASFQSNAIKATGGGHFEVMGKLTIKGTAQNVTVPVDIAQSGGQSVATGTLTLQRLAFKVGDGEWTDTSMVGDDVQVQFRLVLTGLGPL, encoded by the coding sequence ATGAAGCTCTCCCCCGGGCTTGCCCACTTCGTGTCGCCGCCTCCCCCCTCGCCGGGGACAACACCGGCGGCCCGGCTGAGCCGGTTCCGCGGTGTTTTCCGAAAGGGCCTGGCTTTGCCGGCCGGGCGGGCCTTGTGCGCCGCTGCATTGGTTGCCGTCGCAGGGCTGGCCAGCGCTGCCGGGCCGATGGCCAGGCTGGTGCCCGGGCAGGGGCGGATCGCCTTCGTGACCAAGCAGATGGGCGTGCCGGTGGAAGGCACGTTTCAGCACTTCGATGCCCAGATCGCCTTCGATCCGAAGAAGCCCGAGGGCGGCAGCGTAGCGCTGCAGATCGACGTCGGCAGCGCCACGCTCGGCCTGCCGCAGAGCGATGCCGAACTGCCGAAGCCGGCCTGGTTCGACGCCGCCCGCTTTCCGAAGGCCAGCTTCCAGTCGAACGCGATCAAGGCGACCGGCGGCGGGCACTTCGAGGTCATGGGCAAGCTGACGATCAAGGGCACCGCGCAGAACGTGACCGTGCCGGTGGACATCGCGCAGAGCGGCGGCCAGTCCGTGGCCACCGGCACGCTGACCCTGCAGCGCCTCGCGTTCAAGGTCGGCGACGGCGAATGGACCGACACCTCGATGGTGGGCGACGACGTGCAGGTCCAGTTCAGGCTGGTGCTGACCGGCCTCGGTCCGCTGTAA